In Paraburkholderia terrae, the DNA window GGGGCAGGGCGTGCGCCTGAAGCCGGGCATGGTGTTCACGATCGAGCCGATGATCAACGCGGGCCGCGCCGGCACGTCGGTGATGCGCGACGGCTGGACGGTCGTCACCAAAGACCGCTCGCTGTCCGCGCAATGGGAGCACATGGTCGCCGTCACCGACGACGGCTACGAGCTGCTCACGCCGTGGCCCGACGGCACGGGGCGCTACGAGGCGCCCTGATGCGCCATGGAGCGCGGCGGCATGCCGGCGCGAGCTGCAAGCTGACGGCGCTGAAAGCGTTCGTGGCCACTCCCGCACGATGCGACGCAAAACGCCGGGTCTCGCGTGTGCCGGTTTTGTAGCCGCGTGTCAACCCATGCGCGCTGGGTCGCACTGCGCCGAATTAAAGATTTGACTCACGCGTCGGTTCGGTTAAAGCTACGCGCTAGCGCTTTACCCGGATGACACAAGGGATTTAAGGGATTTTCGAACGCATGAGTCCTTCACTGACCGTTCGCCGTATCGCAGCCAATCAGGGCGTCGTCTTCCGCGAGCTTCGTACCGCCTCGCTGCGTGAAGCGCCTTACGCATTCGGCGAAACGCTGGAAGAAGCGCTGTCGGCCGATGCGTCCACGTTCGAAGAAACAGCCGCGCGGCACGCTGCGTCGGCCACGTCGACATCGTTCATCCTGTACACGGAAGGGCACCCCGCCGGTCTGATCGGCGCCTGCTTCGAGGACGCGCCATCGCATCGCGCGTTCGTCAGCGAGTTGTGGGTCGCGCCCGCCGTGCGGCATCTGCGCGGTGGCGAGCTGCTCGTCAACACGGCAAGCGGGTGGCTAGCGGGGGCGGGCGCCACCGAAATCTACGCATGGATCGCCGACGAGAACCGCAACGCCATGCGCTTCTACGAGCGCCTCGGCTTCGGCCCGACGGGCGAACACGAGCGCATTGCGCGCGCGCCGGACCAGTTCCAGACGCTGCTCGTGCGGCACGTGCCGCAAGAAACGGCAACCGACGATCCCGCGCACGGGCACGCCGGTTAAGCGCTTCCCAGCCCCTTTCGCCGCTTTCGATCGTTTCTCCGGGCGCGTGTTTCGCGCGCTTTCTTCCCAGTTTTTGTCGATCCGTCCGTCCCGGACCAGCACGCACGCGGCATTTTCCTGTCGCGTGAAGACTTATTGGCAAAAATGCTCACCGTTCGCCAGGACGCCTGTAAAATACGCAAAATTTTTTGCCGAACGCTATGTCGCCGAAGAAATCGCCATTTTTTGAACTGCGCAGTGGCGCGGTCGACACATTGCTGTTTGTCGTCAAGACGACCAACCTCGATGAGATGCGTGCCGAGCTGACCCGGCGCTTCGAGGCGACACCCGAATTCTTCGCGAACGACACCGTCGCGATCGACGTGCGCCGTCTTGCGGAAAACGAGCGCGTGCCGCTTGCGGACATCGCGAAGCTGCTGGACAGCGTACGCATGCGTCCCATCGGCGTCGTAGCCGACAGCACGCAGCACGTGTGGGCGAACGAGGCAGGTCTGCCGCTGCTCGATGCGCGCGACGCTCGGGACGCTCGCGTCAGCAAGAGCAATACGGATGCAGGCGGCGACGAAGCAAAGACTGCAGCGAAAACAGACGCCCCGCCCGCTGCGGACGCCGCCGCGCGCGAGCCGGAGCAGGCCGAGTCGGCTGCCGCGGAACCCGTGCGCATCGGCACCTCGTCGCAGACGATGGTGGTCGACAAGCCGCTGCGTTCAGGCCAGCGCATCTACGCGAAGGGCGATCTCGTCGTACTCGGCATGGTGAGCAACGGCGCCGAAGTGATCGCGGAAGGCAACATCCATATTTACGCGCCGTTGCGCGGCCGTGCTTTGGCGGGCGTGCATGGCAATCACGACGCGCGCATTTTCTGCACGTGTCTCGAACCGGAATTGATCTCGATCGCGGGTATCTACCGGACGACTGAGAACCCGCTGCCTGCCGACGTGCATGGCAAGCCGGTGCAGATCTGGCTCGAAGATGAAAAGCTGATGATCGAACCGCTGCGGCTCACCTGACGCGTGCGCCGCGCATGCAGTGCGCGCGCTGCGCGATGGAACTCCCGCCGGACTCAATAGACGAATAGACGAACACAAGGTAAAGGGTAATGGCAAAAATCATTGTGGTGACTTCGGGCAAGGGTGGCGTAGGCAAGACGACCACGAGCGCGAGTTTCGCATCCGCACTCGCATTGCGTGGCGCGAAAACGGCAGTGATCGATTTCGACGTGGGCCTGCGCAATCTCGATCTCATCATGGGTTGCGAGCGGCGCGTGGTGTACGACCTGATCAACGTGATCCAGGGCGAAGCCAACCTGAACCAGGCGATGATCAAGGACAAGAAGTGCGAGAACCTGTTCATCCTGCCGGCATCGCAGACGCGCGATAAAGATGCGCTGACGATGGAAGGCGTCGAGAAGGTCATCAACGATCTGATCGCGATGGACTTCGAATACATCGTTTGCGATTCGCCGGCGGGTATCGAGTCGGGCGCGCTGCTCGCCATGCACTTCGCCGACGAAGCACTGATCGTGACGAACCCGGAAGTGTCGTCGGTGCGTGATTCGGACCGCATTCTCGGCATCCTGTCGTCGAAGACCAAGCGCGCGATCGACGGCAAGGAGCCCATCAAGGAGCATCTGCTGATCACGCGCTACAACCCGAAGCGCGTGAGCGAAGGCGAAATGCTGTCGCTCACGGATATTCAGGAAATCCTGCGCATCGACCTGATCGGCGTGATTCCGGAATCGGAAGCCGTGCTGCATGCGTCGAACCAGGGCTTGCCTGCTGTACACCTCGACGGCACCGATGTCGCCGAAGCGTATAAGGATGTCGTGTCGCGTTTCCTCGGCGAGCAGAAGTCGCTTCGCTTTACCGATTACCAGAAGCCGGGCCTGCTGCAGCGCCTCTTCGGCACCAAGTAAGGGGAGCGCACGTGATGTCCATTCTTTCGTTTTTGCTGGGCGAGAAGAAGAAGTCTGCGTCGATAGCGAAGGAACGCCTGCAGCTGATCATCGCGCATGAGCGCGTAGGCGGCAAAGCGCCCGCCGATTATCTGCCCGCGTTGCAACGTGAACTCGTCGCCGTGATCTCGAAGTACGTGAAGATTTCGGACGACGATATCCGCGTCAATCTCGAACGACACGACGACCTCGAAGTGCTCGAGGTCAAGATCGAGATTCCGCAGGCTTGAGCCGTCTGTAGCTTCTTTATCGCTTGACGCGCGTCACCGTCATTGGGTGGCGCGCGTTGTTGTGCCAACGTTTTTCGTGCGCACATTCGCTGCGCACGCTCTCCCGTCGATTCCCCCAAATCACTCCCCCGAAATAATCCGTTGCATTTCAGGGCACGCGGTAACACGTCCGCTGTCAGCCCTTTCGTCACCTCGCGCATTGAACGGACGACGCCGTCATTCGGTGCTGACACAAGAGGTGAAAACATGAAAAAGTCGACTCGACTGCTCGCAGTTTCCGCTGTGCTCGTGATGTCCGGTCTGTCCGCCGCTGTGTCGGCGTCGGCTGCGGAAGTGATTGTTGTGGCGCCATCCGCGCCGCCCGTCGAGCGCTTCGAAGCCGTGCCCGCGCCGCGCACGGGCTATGTGTGGGACAAGGGCCACTGGCGCTGGGACCACGGCCGCTACGTGTGGGTGGCGGGTCACTGGCAGGCCGAGCGCGTCGGCTATCACTGGGTGCCGGGCCACTGGGTCGCGCATGGTCCGAACTGGCACTGGGTGCAAGGCCACTGGGCGTGATGCCCGGGTGAATCCAACGGGCTTCGATGGCGCGTGTTGACGGCATCGCGCGTGGCCATCCGCCCGTTCTCCGAACGCGCCCGAGAGCGCGCTTAATCGCAACCATCAAGGGAGTCGTCAAATGAGAAAAAGGACCTTGCTCGCGATCGCCGTGCTGGCGGTCACGTTGGCCGGTTGCGTCGTCGTGCCGGCTCGCCCGGTGTATTACCATCCGGTCGGCATCGTCGTGTACTGACGATTGTGGGGAGGTCGGGCGCATCTCTGCGGGATGCGCCCGATTTTTTTAGCGGCAATGGCGAAAGCCAAACTGCCGCAAGCTCATTCCTTTGCTTCGCTGCGCGTTGCCGGTTGTTCTTCGCTATGACTCTCTTCTTCGACTGAAGGCGCCGCAGCAGACGCGGCGGGCGTCATATACCGGTTCGCCAGCGCCTCGTACAACGGCGGCGCAAACACGCTCGAAATCCGGCTCGACACGAGTGCCGTCGCCATCAGCGAAATGACGAGCGCGTGGCCGTTGATCATCTCCATCACGATCACGAACGACGTGATCGGCGACTGCGTGACAGCCGCGAGATAGCCGACCATGGCGAGTGCGATCAGCATCGGCAGTTGCATGTCGCTGAAGGCCATGTGCAGCACGTTGCCGAAGCCCGCGCCGATCGACAGCGACGGCGCGAAGATGCCGCCGGGAATCCCCGGCAGATACGAGCCGATCATCGATGCCATCTTCAGCAGCGGATAGAACACCGACAGATGTTCGGTGCCGTAGAGCAGTCCGCGCGCTTCCGCGTAGCCGCTGCCGAAGGTCGTACCGCCCGACACGAGACCGATCACCGCAATGGCCAACCCGCACAGTGCGGCGAACGCGACGGGCCGCTCTTTGTTCAGGCTGAGCAACGGCGCGGGCATCCAGCGCTCGGTGTTCAGCAGCAGCCAGCCGAACACGCCGCCCGCGATGCCCGTCACGATGCCCGTGATGATGACGGCCACCGCGAGTGAATCGGGGAAATGCGTGCCGATGTCGATCGTGCCGAAGTACGTGTAATTGCCGTTGACGCCGAGCGCGATGATCCCGGCGATGATGATGGCCGTGATCAGCACGCCGCTGGCGCGCGCCTCGAAGCTGCGCGTGAGTTCCTCGATGGCGAAGACGATGCCCGCGAGCGGCGTGTTGAAGGCCGCCGAGAGGCCGGCCGCCGCGCCCGCCAGCACCAGTTGCCGTTCGATCAGCGCGTTCGAGCGCGGGTAGAGGCGGCGCAGGTTGAACATCAGCGCCGCGCCGACCTGTACGGTCGGCCCTTCGCGCCCGATCGTGAAGCCGCCGAGTATCGCGAGAAACGACACGAGAATCTTGCCGAGCAGAATTGGGAATGTGAGTAGCCGCATGCCGGCGGCGCTGGTGTTCGAATGCAGCGTCGCGATGACCTGTGGGATGCCGCTGCCTTCGGCGCCGCGAAAGAAGCGTCGCGTGAGCCAGACCGATGCCGCCGCGACGGCGGGCGTCAAAAACAGCGTGAGCCAGCGATGCTCGTTCTGCAGATGGAGAAAAGCGTTGTAACCGAAGTCGATCAGCCGCGCATAGAAAACGGCCGTGAGACCGACGGCGATCGCGCCCAGCCAGAAAATGCCGTACTGACGCCATAGACGCCGTAGGCGCCGGCCGATGTTCGAGGACAGCAGGGGTGTCCGTGACATGGGGAGTCGGGCTGGGAAATGGGAAAATTATAGTCGCCTCGCGGGCGGTGGCGCGGCGAAAGCGGGCCGGATGGTTGCCCGAATGACCCGGCTGCGGGCGGCGGCCTGTCAAGGAAAGTAACGTCTGGTAACGACGCGGCAGGTCCTGCAAGATTCGCTGCTGCCCATTTTGCGGGCAATTGTCGGGATGGTCAGCTAAAATTGCAGATTGCTAGCGAGCATCTAAAGCAGCCACAACACGGGCCATCAATGAAGCGAATTCTCATCGTCAAAGTCACCTCCATGGGCGACGTGATACAGGCTCAGCCGATCGTATCGGATCTGAAGCGCGCGTTTCCCGGCGTCGAGGTCGACTGGGCAGTCGACGAATCGTTCGCCGAGATTGCCCGCTGGAATCCCGGCACCGACCGTGTGCTGGCCGCACCGCTGCGCCGCTTCAAGAAGGCGCGCCGCTGGTCGGATTTCAAGGCGATCTGGCAGTCCATCGCCGAACTGCGCGCGTATCGCTACGACGTCGCGCTCGATATTCACGGCGTCTACAAGAGCGCGATCATCTCGTTCCTGTCGCGTTCGCGAAAGCGCCTCGGTTATGGCAACAAGCATCTCGGCGAGCGCGGCGCCGCATTCGCCTATACGGGGCGGTTCGTGCCGCCGCGCGATCGCAATGCCTGGAGCGGCATGCGCGAGACCGTCAGTACGGCGCTCGGCTATCCGCTCGACAATCCACCTGACTACAACCTGCATATTCCCGCGCCGGCCAAGCCGCTCGTCGATACGGGCGGACGGCCGCTGGCGATGCTGTTCCACGCGGCATCCAAAGACGACAAGAAGTGGCCGGCGGCGCACTGGATCGCGATCGCGCGGGACCTCGTGCGGCGGGGCTTCCATGTTGTCGTGCCGTGGGGGTCGCAGGCTGAGCGCAGCGAGGGGCTCGCGATCGTCGACCAGGTGGAAGGCGCGGAACTGCTGCCGCAACTGAGCGTGACCGAAATCGCCCAGGTGCTCGCGGCGTCGGACTTCGTGATCGGCGTGGATACGGGCTTCGTCCATCTGGCGCACGCGCTCGGCAAGCGCACCGTGATGATCTTCATCGCGACGTCGCGGGAAACGTTTGAGAATAACGTGCCGTTCCGGTCGGTTTCGATTGGGGATGGCAATTCGGTGCCGCCCGTCGCCGAGGCGCTGGCCGCCATCGATCACGTGCATGCCGACCCGCTCAGTCTCGGCGGACAGGGCAAATCAGTCGCCGCGGCCTGAGGTCGACTGGGAAAGCGGGTGGGGCGCGAGAAAAAAGAAAAGAGGCGCACGCGCAATCGCCCAATTTCGGACGCCGTCGCGAGGCGCCTCTGAAAAGCCCGCGCCTGAAGCGCGCGGACCGAGAGGAAACCTGCAGAACAAACCTGTACAACATCCGTAAAGACCACGCGGATGTGAACAAGTTCAACCATTTTTGATTTTTTTCGATTTTTGCGACGACGCTTCGTGCGGGGCTGGCGGCTATCGTTTCCGTTTGGCATGCGGCGATAGATTCGCTTGATGCGCTCGCAATCGTCATTGCGTCCATTACACGTCTGTTAAAACTGTCGCTTTTCTTTTGGCTTTCGGCGGCGCGTTTCGCGCGTTTCGTCGACGCTCGCAACGCATCCTGCTCCCATTCTCTCGACGCCGCGCCCGCGAAGGCTTTCCCGGCGGCCTTCATGCGCTTTGATTGATGTCCTGCCGTGCCGAGCGCCTTTCATCGCGATGATTTGCCGCGCAGCGCGGCGCTCGCCGCCTGTAACACAACCCCAGTCGATGCTTACAAATTGCAACGGTCGCCCCTGTCAGGTTCGTGTTCAATCGAGGTCATTCGGGGTTCGCTCGAATAAAACGATACTGACTCGAAAGGGAGAAAAAACGTGAAACGCTTGATCCTGGCTTTGGTGACGGGCGCGCTGCTGGCGGCATCGCTGAGCGGCTGTATCGTGGTGCCGGACGGTGGCTATCATCATCACGGCTACTACTACCGCTGATCGGGCAATGGATGCTGATGGCCGTTCAGGCCATCAGCATTTCGAAAGCGACGACGGCGGCGATCGCGGCCAGATTAGCGGCGACGGCTTCGACGACGATCCCTTTCCAGCTCGCCGGCTTGAAGCGCAGCGCGATCAGCAGCGAGCCAAGCAGCGCCAGCGCGATGATGACGACGATATCCGCGTTGCCTAAATGAAAGTTCATCGATGCCTCCCCGTTCAGCATGACTACATGACCGCTTGCTTTGATTTGAGTATAGGCAGGTCAAAATCGGCGGCAAGGAGAGGAGTTTCCCGGTTCTCGTTCGTACGGACCAAGCTTCTTTGACAGGCTTCCAAAAACAAAAACGGCCCCGGCGCAATGCATCGCGCCGGGGCCGCTTCGCTTTCGACTTACGCCGATAGCCGATGAGTTACATCAACCGTGTATCGCGTGTTTCGCGCATGCACAGCACGCCGACCAGGCTGACCACGGCCGCGGTCGACACATACAGTCCCACCCACGACAGCCCGCCCTTCGCCGCCAGCATCTGCGCGATGTACGGCGCCACCGATGCGCCCAGAATCCCGCCCAGGTTGTACGCGACGCCGGCCCCCGTGTAACGCACGTTGGTCGGGAACAGCTCGGGCAGCAGCGCGCCCATCGGCGCGAACGTGACGCCCATCAGGAACAGCTCGATGATGAGGAACAACTGCACGAGCGTCATCGAGCCGCTGCCGAGCAACGGCGCCATCGTGAAGCCCGACAGGATCGCGGCGATGCAGCCGACGATCAGCACCGGCCTGCGGCCGAAGCGGTCGCTGGCCCATGCGGACAGCGGCGTCGCAAGCGCCATGAAGACGACGGCGACGCACAGCATACCGAGGAAGCTCTGACGCGAGATGTGCAGCGCAGACACGCCATACGACAGCGAGAACACCGTCGAGATGTAGAACAGCGTGTAGCAGACGACCATCGCGAACGCGCCGAGCAGCACCGGCCCCAGATGGCGGCTGAGCAGCGTCGCGACGGGCACGCGCACGCGCTCCTGGCGGTCGATCGCGGCCTGGAACGCCGGCGTTTCCGCAATCTTCAGGCGCACGTAGAGGCCGAGCGCGACCAGCACCGCGCTGACGATGAACGGCACGCGCCAGCCCCAACTACGGAACTGCTCGTCCGACAGCGACAGCGCGAGGCCGAAGAACAGCCCGTTGGAGGCGAGAAAGCCAATCGACGGCCCGAGTTGCGGGAACATGCCGAACCAGCCGCGCTTGCCGGCGGGCGCGTTCTCGGTCGCGAGCAGGGCGGCGCCGCCCCATTCGCCGCCGAGGCCGATACCCTGGCCGAAGCGCAACACACACAGCAGGATCGGCGCGAGGCTGCCGATCGAGTCGTAGCCGGGGACGAAGCCGATCAGCGTCGTCGACAGGCCCATGACCAGCAGCGACGCGACGAGCGTCGACTTGCGGCCGATGCGGTCGCCGAAGTGGCCGAACAGGAACGAGCCGATCGGCCGCGCGATGAACGCGATGCCGAATGTGACGAACGCCGACAGCGCCTGCGCGGTCGCCGAGCCGTGCGGGAAGAACACCGGGCCGATGACGAGCGCGGCGGCCGTCGCGTAGACGTAGAAGTCGTAGAACTCGATTGCGGTGCCGATGAAGCTCGCGAAGATCACGCGCGAAGCGCTGCTCTTTCGGTCTGCGCCGGGCTGGGCGCTAGAAAGGGGCGATGTGGACATGCAGGGTCTCCAAATGTCGTGACGCAGCCGCGGGGCGAGCGGCGCGCGATTTGTGTATCTGTGTGCGGCTAAGTGTGGAGCGTAGCGAGTGCGCGCGCAATTGTGCCCACATCGTGGCGAACAGCGGTGCGGGCGAACCTGCTACGCGAGACGTTGCGTGTGCAACGAGTCGACAGCTTGCAACGTGCTGACGGGATTGCGCGCGTTGCGTTGCCGTCGGAACGGCTGAAGCGGCGCGAAAGTGAAGCACGATGCAAACCGGGCGGACGCGCGCGCGGGTGGCGCGGCAACGTGACGGTCGCGCTGCGTGCGGCGGGCGGGTGAGCTTGCGGCACGCAACGATGGCCGGAGATTCCGGCAGATGTTTAAAAAATTATAGCGAGGGCGGGCGGGGCGCAGCAAGGCGGGCGCTGTGGGCCGTTGTTTGAGGCTTCGTTGGAGCGGCCTGGCTTGCGGTCGTGTCCGCTTCGCTTTCGTTTCGATGCGCTTCGGTTCGCTTCGATGCGCGTTCGCTGCAGGCAGCCGAACGACGGCGTCGAGCCGCTGTGTTCGCGGAAACCTCAGCGCATCGAGGGCGGTTTCAATCGATCGTTTGTGCCTGCGGCGACGCGAACGTGCGCAACTGGAACTTGCCGTTGTCGTTGAAGAGCCAGTCTTCGAACATTTCCACCTGGCCTTTCGCGTTCAGCAGTTTCGGCGGCGGCAGAGGTAAGGGCGCCGAGCGTCGCAAGGTCGCGAGCGCCGTGCTCTCCGCTTCGTCATCGCCGTTCGTGCGAAAAACGCTCGATGCGACGATCTGTCCATTTCGATCCACGACGAACGACACGACGACGAGCGAGCGCAGCATCGCCTGCGGAGTGCCGCGCAGTACGTAAGACGGGTTGCGTTCGAGGATGCGTTGCGCGACGACCGAACGGTACTGATCGAGTGTCAGGCTGTTGATCGCCGCGGGCGGTGGCGTGACGACCGCGGGTCGCTGCGGCGGCGTGACGGTGAAGTTGCAGCCTGCGCAGAGCAGCGTGAAGGCGAGTGCCGCTGTTCGCCTGAATGTCGGGTTGATGCGGCCGGGAAGCGAGAGGGTAGACATCGCAATAACTCGCACGCGAGATGTATCTTCATCGTAGAC includes these proteins:
- a CDS encoding GNAT family N-acetyltransferase, whose translation is MSPSLTVRRIAANQGVVFRELRTASLREAPYAFGETLEEALSADASTFEETAARHAASATSTSFILYTEGHPAGLIGACFEDAPSHRAFVSELWVAPAVRHLRGGELLVNTASGWLAGAGATEIYAWIADENRNAMRFYERLGFGPTGEHERIARAPDQFQTLLVRHVPQETATDDPAHGHAG
- the minC gene encoding septum site-determining protein MinC; its protein translation is MSPKKSPFFELRSGAVDTLLFVVKTTNLDEMRAELTRRFEATPEFFANDTVAIDVRRLAENERVPLADIAKLLDSVRMRPIGVVADSTQHVWANEAGLPLLDARDARDARVSKSNTDAGGDEAKTAAKTDAPPAADAAAREPEQAESAAAEPVRIGTSSQTMVVDKPLRSGQRIYAKGDLVVLGMVSNGAEVIAEGNIHIYAPLRGRALAGVHGNHDARIFCTCLEPELISIAGIYRTTENPLPADVHGKPVQIWLEDEKLMIEPLRLT
- the minD gene encoding septum site-determining protein MinD, which encodes MAKIIVVTSGKGGVGKTTTSASFASALALRGAKTAVIDFDVGLRNLDLIMGCERRVVYDLINVIQGEANLNQAMIKDKKCENLFILPASQTRDKDALTMEGVEKVINDLIAMDFEYIVCDSPAGIESGALLAMHFADEALIVTNPEVSSVRDSDRILGILSSKTKRAIDGKEPIKEHLLITRYNPKRVSEGEMLSLTDIQEILRIDLIGVIPESEAVLHASNQGLPAVHLDGTDVAEAYKDVVSRFLGEQKSLRFTDYQKPGLLQRLFGTK
- the minE gene encoding cell division topological specificity factor MinE — translated: MSILSFLLGEKKKSASIAKERLQLIIAHERVGGKAPADYLPALQRELVAVISKYVKISDDDIRVNLERHDDLEVLEVKIEIPQA
- a CDS encoding YXWGXW repeat-containing protein gives rise to the protein MKKSTRLLAVSAVLVMSGLSAAVSASAAEVIVVAPSAPPVERFEAVPAPRTGYVWDKGHWRWDHGRYVWVAGHWQAERVGYHWVPGHWVAHGPNWHWVQGHWA
- a CDS encoding chloride channel protein is translated as MSRTPLLSSNIGRRLRRLWRQYGIFWLGAIAVGLTAVFYARLIDFGYNAFLHLQNEHRWLTLFLTPAVAAASVWLTRRFFRGAEGSGIPQVIATLHSNTSAAGMRLLTFPILLGKILVSFLAILGGFTIGREGPTVQVGAALMFNLRRLYPRSNALIERQLVLAGAAAGLSAAFNTPLAGIVFAIEELTRSFEARASGVLITAIIIAGIIALGVNGNYTYFGTIDIGTHFPDSLAVAVIITGIVTGIAGGVFGWLLLNTERWMPAPLLSLNKERPVAFAALCGLAIAVIGLVSGGTTFGSGYAEARGLLYGTEHLSVFYPLLKMASMIGSYLPGIPGGIFAPSLSIGAGFGNVLHMAFSDMQLPMLIALAMVGYLAAVTQSPITSFVIVMEMINGHALVISLMATALVSSRISSVFAPPLYEALANRYMTPAASAAAPSVEEESHSEEQPATRSEAKE
- the waaC gene encoding lipopolysaccharide heptosyltransferase I, which gives rise to MKRILIVKVTSMGDVIQAQPIVSDLKRAFPGVEVDWAVDESFAEIARWNPGTDRVLAAPLRRFKKARRWSDFKAIWQSIAELRAYRYDVALDIHGVYKSAIISFLSRSRKRLGYGNKHLGERGAAFAYTGRFVPPRDRNAWSGMRETVSTALGYPLDNPPDYNLHIPAPAKPLVDTGGRPLAMLFHAASKDDKKWPAAHWIAIARDLVRRGFHVVVPWGSQAERSEGLAIVDQVEGAELLPQLSVTEIAQVLAASDFVIGVDTGFVHLAHALGKRTVMIFIATSRETFENNVPFRSVSIGDGNSVPPVAEALAAIDHVHADPLSLGGQGKSVAAA
- a CDS encoding MFS transporter — encoded protein: MSTSPLSSAQPGADRKSSASRVIFASFIGTAIEFYDFYVYATAAALVIGPVFFPHGSATAQALSAFVTFGIAFIARPIGSFLFGHFGDRIGRKSTLVASLLVMGLSTTLIGFVPGYDSIGSLAPILLCVLRFGQGIGLGGEWGGAALLATENAPAGKRGWFGMFPQLGPSIGFLASNGLFFGLALSLSDEQFRSWGWRVPFIVSAVLVALGLYVRLKIAETPAFQAAIDRQERVRVPVATLLSRHLGPVLLGAFAMVVCYTLFYISTVFSLSYGVSALHISRQSFLGMLCVAVVFMALATPLSAWASDRFGRRPVLIVGCIAAILSGFTMAPLLGSGSMTLVQLFLIIELFLMGVTFAPMGALLPELFPTNVRYTGAGVAYNLGGILGASVAPYIAQMLAAKGGLSWVGLYVSTAAVVSLVGVLCMRETRDTRLM
- a CDS encoding energy transducer TonB; its protein translation is MSTLSLPGRINPTFRRTAALAFTLLCAGCNFTVTPPQRPAVVTPPPAAINSLTLDQYRSVVAQRILERNPSYVLRGTPQAMLRSLVVVSFVVDRNGQIVASSVFRTNGDDEAESTALATLRRSAPLPLPPPKLLNAKGQVEMFEDWLFNDNGKFQLRTFASPQAQTID